In the genome of Blastopirellula marina, one region contains:
- a CDS encoding efflux transporter outer membrane subunit: MQFVSTPPTTCLTRPTVALLFTLIAVVGLGCTSPRDWIANGFKVGPNYCTPTAPVAQDWIDADDKRVLDDPVDATAWWSDSFHDPVLNQLVSEAYSQNLTVRQAGARIMQARALRQITVGNFFPQQQSVSARYAHNLTTGSGFDRHFSTWQGSFALAWEIDFWGRYRRAIESADADLDAAVYDYGDVVVTLVADVAATYIDIRTLQTRLELVKLNVENQRKTYELTEIRFQNDESSQVDVQQAKSSLVQTEALVPAVETSLRQSQNQLCILLGMPPEAIEEMLGEGDIPNVKSEIALGIPAATLLQRPDVRRAERLLASQSALIGVAEAELYPHITITGNVGRSGNQFKELFRSGSGFGSVGPNLDWNILNYGRITGNIQFQDARFQELLAAYRQTVLNANLEAENAVIQFLKSQEQLRLQLEAAEAADKTNELITLQFEEGEEIDFNRVFSVQNTKTQQEVAAAQAKGNVAQGVVAIYRSLGGGWPSPYLSQPIVESPDNTAEAEEIEAPPATPELPIDQVLENPVGGDATQ; encoded by the coding sequence ATGCAATTTGTGTCGACACCGCCCACAACATGCCTTACACGCCCCACTGTGGCACTGTTGTTCACCTTGATTGCGGTGGTCGGCCTGGGTTGCACTAGCCCTAGAGATTGGATCGCTAACGGTTTCAAGGTTGGGCCGAACTACTGTACACCTACCGCGCCTGTGGCACAGGATTGGATTGACGCGGATGACAAGCGGGTTTTGGACGATCCTGTGGACGCCACAGCTTGGTGGTCGGACTCTTTTCACGACCCCGTGCTGAACCAGCTCGTTTCTGAGGCATACTCGCAGAATCTTACCGTTCGGCAAGCTGGTGCCCGCATTATGCAGGCCCGAGCACTGCGTCAAATCACGGTCGGCAACTTCTTTCCTCAGCAGCAAAGCGTTTCCGCACGCTACGCACACAATTTGACAACTGGCTCCGGCTTCGACCGACACTTCAGCACGTGGCAAGGCTCGTTTGCCCTGGCGTGGGAGATCGACTTCTGGGGTCGGTACCGTCGCGCGATCGAATCGGCAGACGCTGATCTGGACGCCGCTGTCTACGATTACGGCGATGTTGTCGTCACATTGGTAGCCGACGTTGCCGCGACGTACATCGACATTCGCACGCTGCAAACGCGGCTCGAATTGGTCAAGCTTAATGTCGAGAACCAACGGAAGACCTACGAGTTGACGGAAATTCGATTCCAAAACGACGAATCGAGCCAAGTCGACGTGCAACAGGCAAAGTCGAGCCTTGTCCAGACCGAAGCTCTTGTCCCGGCCGTTGAAACTTCCCTCCGGCAATCGCAGAACCAACTCTGCATTTTGCTGGGCATGCCCCCGGAAGCAATCGAGGAGATGCTCGGTGAAGGAGATATTCCCAACGTCAAATCGGAGATCGCCCTGGGAATTCCTGCAGCAACACTGCTGCAACGTCCAGACGTTCGCCGTGCCGAACGTTTGCTCGCATCGCAAAGTGCGTTGATTGGTGTCGCCGAGGCTGAGTTATATCCACACATTACAATCACTGGAAATGTCGGACGAAGTGGAAATCAATTTAAGGAACTGTTCCGAAGTGGATCCGGGTTCGGTTCGGTCGGTCCTAATCTCGACTGGAATATTTTGAACTACGGTCGCATCACAGGAAATATCCAGTTCCAGGACGCCAGGTTCCAGGAGTTGCTGGCCGCCTATCGACAGACGGTGTTGAACGCCAACCTGGAAGCCGAAAATGCCGTTATTCAGTTCCTCAAATCGCAAGAGCAACTTCGCCTCCAGCTGGAAGCTGCCGAAGCGGCCGACAAAACCAATGAGCTAATTACCTTGCAGTTCGAGGAAGGGGAGGAGATTGACTTCAACCGGGTCTTTAGCGTTCAAAACACCAAGACCCAGCAGGAAGTTGCCGCCGCTCAAGCGAAAGGGAACGTCGCCCAAGGTGTAGTGGCAATCTATCGCTCGCTCGGCGGTGGTTGGCCATCTCCTTACCTATCACAACCGATCGTCGAATCGCCCGACAACACTGCAGAAGCCGAGGAAATCGAGGCTCCTCCAGCAACGCCAGAACTGCCCATCGATCAGGTTCTGGAAAATCCTGTCGGTGGCGACGCAACACAATAA
- a CDS encoding DUF1592 domain-containing protein, producing the protein MQFRQAICYLALYIAFLLPAAVYAADASPGSSTPEEIELPSLEQLKQSGRLHSRLRNYQPSPTGDTAPKPRLEEFQERIKPMLAQACVDCHGPYAEEGNIRIDTLDPDLVHGKDVAWWLEVLAAVSKGEMPPPDEGELSDEDRAAIVDWLTSEVQVASALRRAQEGHSSFRRMTRYEYNYALQDLLGLPYEFGRDLPPDSASEDGFQNSSETLTMSAIQFAAYRQLGNNALSKAIFRGEKPTPIYWDVAMKAAAEIDFDKKRKQIDNLKKQFKDDPETLEKRLKNANAVPRDTYYLNLTSGETASEEWAYYSARYARKPSEQPPTEPSDTAEVVAVIPRKKRLIVELGDTIPEKGTLRVRVLASRKSLDNPRLPSLQLEFGWQASNDSYAAVQVGGPDKVIDADPDNPMFYEWEVPLSEVQPRNSVRHINKLGDLPSPSEFIKLVNSSLSATEVQIYHVSVSANVYDQWPPESHQRIFIDSEYKSDETAYGAEILNEFMPKAWRRPITEAEITQKLKLFSTIRPQCDDFEQAMTEVLATVISSPQFLYLSSPSQAAEETASAADYHLASRLSMFLWCSIPDQKLLDLAGEGTLSNPEVLDAQVERMLADPRSRRFSEHFVRQWLGMQLLDYLNVDKKAYPQFDPELKEAMLEEPIVFFQEVLQNNRSVLDFIHADYTLVNERLAVHYGIKDIDGNEFRLVELDANSQRGGLLTQSGLLAMNSDGKDSHPLKRGIWVLKSLLNDPPPPPPAAVPIIDLADPEIAKLTLKQRIENHRDQAACKSCHSKIDPWGIAFENFDAVGRWRTEVEGKPVDASSELFNKQELDGIDGLKRYLLEDRQDQFTQAIVHKLTTYALGRPLTFGDRASIDQITAKVRQQGDGLATAIKLIVASDLFQSE; encoded by the coding sequence ATGCAATTTAGACAAGCCATTTGCTATCTGGCGTTGTACATCGCATTCCTCCTACCTGCCGCGGTTTACGCCGCCGATGCTTCGCCAGGTTCATCGACACCGGAAGAGATCGAGCTACCCTCCCTCGAACAGCTCAAACAATCAGGGCGTCTTCATTCCCGCTTACGGAACTACCAACCATCACCGACAGGCGACACGGCCCCTAAGCCTAGGCTGGAAGAGTTTCAAGAACGCATCAAGCCGATGCTTGCTCAGGCATGTGTCGATTGTCATGGCCCCTACGCGGAAGAGGGGAACATTCGGATCGATACCCTTGATCCAGATCTTGTGCACGGAAAAGACGTTGCCTGGTGGCTGGAAGTTCTAGCCGCTGTGAGCAAAGGCGAAATGCCCCCACCCGACGAAGGCGAACTTTCCGATGAAGACCGTGCCGCAATCGTTGATTGGCTGACCTCCGAAGTTCAGGTTGCCTCGGCACTTCGTCGCGCGCAAGAAGGTCATTCGTCGTTTCGTCGGATGACTCGCTACGAATACAACTACGCCCTGCAAGATCTACTCGGGCTACCGTACGAATTTGGCCGTGACTTGCCGCCAGACTCCGCTTCTGAAGATGGCTTTCAGAACAGCTCGGAAACATTAACGATGTCGGCGATTCAGTTCGCAGCGTATCGCCAACTGGGCAACAATGCTTTGAGCAAGGCGATTTTTCGAGGCGAAAAACCCACTCCCATTTATTGGGATGTCGCAATGAAAGCGGCCGCTGAGATTGATTTCGATAAGAAACGAAAACAAATCGACAATCTTAAAAAGCAATTCAAGGATGATCCGGAGACGCTAGAGAAACGGCTAAAGAACGCCAACGCTGTTCCCCGTGATACCTACTACCTCAATCTGACATCCGGTGAAACCGCCAGTGAAGAGTGGGCGTACTACAGTGCCCGCTATGCTCGCAAACCTAGCGAGCAACCGCCCACCGAACCATCGGACACAGCAGAGGTCGTGGCTGTTATCCCTCGCAAGAAGCGTCTCATTGTCGAATTGGGAGACACAATCCCAGAAAAAGGAACGCTTCGGGTACGCGTGCTCGCCTCGCGTAAGTCGCTCGATAATCCTCGGCTACCAAGTCTGCAGCTTGAGTTCGGGTGGCAAGCCAGCAACGACTCGTACGCTGCGGTACAAGTCGGCGGCCCTGACAAGGTTATTGATGCCGATCCCGACAATCCCATGTTTTATGAATGGGAAGTTCCGCTCAGTGAAGTTCAGCCCCGTAATTCGGTGCGTCACATCAACAAGCTCGGCGATCTACCGAGCCCTTCCGAATTCATCAAATTGGTGAACAGTTCGTTATCGGCAACCGAAGTCCAGATCTACCATGTAAGCGTCTCGGCGAACGTATATGATCAATGGCCTCCAGAGTCACATCAGCGAATCTTCATCGATAGTGAATACAAGTCGGATGAAACGGCATACGGTGCGGAGATTCTGAACGAATTCATGCCTAAGGCATGGCGTCGCCCGATCACGGAAGCCGAGATCACCCAGAAGTTGAAATTGTTTTCGACGATTCGCCCACAATGCGACGACTTCGAGCAGGCAATGACCGAGGTTTTAGCCACGGTTATTTCGTCTCCCCAATTCCTTTATCTTTCCAGTCCAAGTCAAGCTGCGGAAGAAACCGCTTCCGCAGCGGATTATCACCTCGCCTCGCGTCTCTCGATGTTCCTCTGGTGCAGTATTCCCGATCAGAAGTTACTGGATCTGGCGGGCGAGGGAACACTCAGCAATCCGGAAGTTTTGGATGCTCAGGTCGAACGAATGCTGGCCGATCCGCGCTCGCGTCGTTTCTCTGAGCATTTCGTCCGCCAGTGGTTAGGGATGCAATTGCTTGACTACTTGAATGTCGACAAGAAAGCATACCCACAATTCGATCCAGAGCTAAAGGAAGCGATGCTCGAAGAGCCAATCGTTTTCTTTCAAGAGGTGCTGCAGAACAACCGGAGTGTGCTCGACTTCATTCATGCAGATTACACACTTGTGAACGAACGCTTAGCGGTGCATTACGGAATCAAGGACATCGACGGCAATGAATTTCGTCTTGTCGAGCTTGATGCAAACAGTCAGCGTGGGGGCCTGCTTACTCAGTCAGGACTTCTCGCGATGAACTCGGACGGTAAAGATTCGCATCCGTTGAAGCGCGGTATCTGGGTGCTCAAAAGCCTGTTGAATGATCCGCCTCCCCCACCCCCGGCGGCCGTACCAATCATTGACTTGGCCGATCCCGAGATTGCCAAACTGACGCTCAAGCAGCGCATCGAAAACCACCGCGACCAAGCTGCGTGCAAATCGTGTCACTCGAAGATCGACCCTTGGGGCATTGCTTTCGAGAACTTCGACGCAGTCGGTCGTTGGCGCACCGAAGTGGAAGGGAAGCCGGTCGATGCATCGAGCGAATTGTTCAACAA
- a CDS encoding neutral/alkaline non-lysosomal ceramidase N-terminal domain-containing protein, with translation MMLLSFLTGRATSFWSRQMIALFALAVITCTSVGADKEEAVHIAPSYARPRQVGAAKVDITPRNPILLSGYAARQHQLQLNVRHRLWARAFAVSDSDSEPAILITVDNCGVPAIIRDKVVAALKEKHHISPERVTISASHTHGGPMLSGMLENLLIREMTGAEREAVDSYTNELTQHLIEVASKAFLARQPAHLWHGKGTVDFAINRRNGMVVDHDLPILVAADLQGTPFAVISNYACHCVAASNGIQMTGDWAGCAVAELERMNPDLIGLTTIGCAGDQNPSDKGGIEAAERQGKQLAVEVDRILATKLKLVEGKLRIRFRQIELPFDEIPDEATWQAKAEQKGIEGFHALRQLKQLRQQGSLPQTLKYPVQTWCFGSDLAMVFLGDEVVVDYALLIKSKYDPERLWVSAYSNDVACYVPSERILREGGYEGGGAMVWYNQPTKFAPGLEKLILKEVDRQLGEPETWKPHPKTGGSPPLSPEDAISKMHFSDRFRVELVAAEPLVVDPVAIDFGQDGKLWVVEMNDYPMGVDGQPNGGGKVKFLEDTDQNGTYDRSTLFLDELPYPTGVMAWRNGVLICAAPDVIYAEDTDGDGRADIQRVILRGFATHNYQARVNGLSLGLDNWIYGAGGLFGGMLQSETCSDVDTQNRDFRFRPDTGEVEAVAGRTQQGRARDDWGNWFGCVNGSLLMHYPVGERYYERNPQLKPPGSIVSLAAGEMLLPLGETIRFKLSGAVGTPTSVCGLGIYRDSIFGEDFQNNTFSCEPVNQLVHRRVLDYSKGRITSHRAMEEQDREFLASTDNWFRPVQAQTGPDGMLWIVDMYRYVIEHPKFLSDEIKADLDLRAGDTRGRIYRVIPKDTTPSPIPNLREMSSEELVDLLDSTNGTLRDKAHLELLWRKDPSIVKRLKERLTSFELPQGRLHALSVLEGMGSIDRKDLTNAFKDSHAAVRRLAICFAENHIQTFPDLEVNFLETISDPAPSVRMQAAFSLGSCRSREAANHLADLLTGDAPEPALHLALQSSVNAENIAAILDRLLEKPQEKLSQHDKLFILAAEIGTPAVASQAFASYLANVGGPLSGQRLATIGRLIEVLASRKIALDKYDDLNDLPEQLSAIVTNAGADPADRTVAISAVTHLEKPPVSVHLLTPLLVPQEPQVVQQQALKTLASISSPEVPAAILDRLPSFPPAMQALAVNELTTRPQMSKFLLDRLEDGTVPFSTIDLTQRQTLTTHPDGEIRQRAIDLFSSSSNSKISAKLEIFRQADLTGGDVEQGKAVFQQHCAACHRYQGIGSAVGPDLKSLTDRSKEFMLTAILDPNAAVDGRYATYSVLLEDGRVLSGILASESNQSITLKEKSGVERRILRSDIELLKGTGKSLMPEGLEQVLSIDTTKHLLAFLEATRLGPASSREIDPQFNSVAKLANSHQVILDGTDEYQEIPAIFHTTLAAGGRNDADEITAILRFVVPMSSEPLQDWETVALTGVVKGISESDVWPKKRLASVLNEDQELQRRWNRTLEMAFEKAEDTNVRSGTRYDALRLLSLSQWEAAKPVLSKYIQPDNQIDLIHGSIDGLADAPHPEAAVILCMAYNELPERLKGFAQRGLLRVDGNKQYLLTAIDEGLISPKAVPDAIRDGLVAHPNRVICSAAERVFSQSE, from the coding sequence ATGATGCTATTGTCCTTCCTAACAGGACGTGCAACTTCGTTTTGGTCGCGTCAAATGATTGCCTTGTTCGCGTTGGCTGTCATCACATGTACGAGCGTTGGTGCAGATAAAGAAGAAGCCGTTCATATTGCCCCATCTTACGCCCGGCCTCGTCAGGTGGGCGCGGCCAAGGTAGATATCACACCGAGAAATCCAATACTGCTTAGCGGTTACGCGGCCCGCCAACATCAACTGCAACTGAACGTGCGTCACCGACTATGGGCCAGGGCGTTCGCAGTTTCCGATTCCGATAGCGAACCAGCGATCTTGATCACGGTCGACAACTGTGGTGTTCCGGCAATCATTCGTGACAAAGTGGTCGCAGCTCTCAAAGAAAAGCATCATATTTCGCCGGAGCGTGTCACCATAAGTGCCTCGCACACGCATGGCGGACCGATGCTTAGTGGGATGTTAGAGAACCTGCTAATTCGCGAGATGACAGGTGCTGAGCGAGAAGCGGTTGATAGCTACACCAATGAGTTGACACAGCATCTTATTGAAGTCGCCTCCAAAGCTTTTTTGGCTCGCCAGCCTGCACATCTGTGGCATGGCAAAGGCACGGTCGACTTCGCCATCAATCGCCGTAACGGCATGGTCGTCGATCATGATCTCCCTATCCTGGTTGCTGCCGATCTCCAAGGCACACCGTTCGCAGTAATCTCCAACTATGCATGTCACTGCGTTGCCGCCAGTAACGGAATTCAAATGACAGGCGACTGGGCTGGCTGCGCGGTCGCAGAGTTGGAGAGAATGAATCCCGACCTCATCGGCTTAACCACAATCGGCTGCGCCGGCGACCAGAATCCCAGTGACAAGGGAGGTATCGAGGCAGCGGAACGTCAAGGAAAGCAACTTGCCGTCGAGGTCGATCGCATTTTAGCAACGAAGTTGAAGCTCGTCGAAGGCAAGCTTCGCATCCGCTTCCGACAGATCGAGCTTCCCTTCGACGAAATCCCTGACGAGGCTACCTGGCAAGCCAAAGCTGAGCAAAAAGGGATCGAGGGCTTTCATGCTTTGCGTCAACTCAAACAACTTCGCCAGCAAGGTTCGTTGCCGCAGACGTTGAAGTACCCCGTTCAGACGTGGTGTTTTGGTAGCGATCTGGCCATGGTTTTCTTGGGTGACGAAGTTGTTGTCGATTACGCCCTGCTGATCAAAAGTAAGTACGATCCGGAACGACTGTGGGTTTCGGCCTACTCTAACGACGTTGCTTGCTATGTCCCTTCAGAACGAATTCTTCGTGAAGGAGGCTACGAAGGTGGCGGAGCGATGGTCTGGTACAACCAGCCAACCAAATTCGCCCCCGGACTGGAGAAGTTGATTCTCAAAGAAGTTGATCGCCAGTTGGGAGAACCGGAAACCTGGAAACCCCACCCTAAAACAGGCGGAAGCCCACCCCTCTCACCAGAAGACGCGATTTCGAAGATGCATTTCAGCGATCGATTTCGCGTGGAATTAGTTGCTGCCGAACCGCTTGTCGTTGATCCCGTGGCAATTGATTTCGGACAAGACGGAAAGCTGTGGGTTGTTGAAATGAACGACTACCCTATGGGTGTCGATGGTCAGCCAAACGGAGGCGGAAAAGTCAAGTTCCTTGAGGACACCGATCAGAATGGCACCTACGATCGTTCCACCCTTTTCCTTGACGAGCTTCCTTACCCGACCGGAGTCATGGCATGGCGAAACGGTGTTTTGATTTGCGCGGCGCCCGACGTTATCTATGCCGAGGACACCGATGGCGATGGACGCGCGGACATTCAACGTGTGATTCTTAGGGGCTTCGCGACGCACAACTATCAGGCCCGCGTCAATGGACTTTCGCTTGGACTCGACAATTGGATTTACGGCGCGGGCGGGCTATTCGGAGGAATGCTGCAATCGGAAACGTGCTCAGATGTTGATACCCAGAATCGGGACTTTCGATTTCGCCCTGATACGGGCGAAGTCGAAGCAGTCGCTGGCCGTACTCAGCAAGGTAGGGCCCGAGACGATTGGGGAAACTGGTTCGGCTGCGTTAATGGAAGTTTGTTGATGCACTACCCCGTTGGCGAACGCTATTACGAACGTAACCCCCAACTGAAGCCCCCTGGTTCGATCGTTTCACTGGCCGCTGGCGAAATGCTGCTTCCGCTGGGAGAGACGATCCGGTTCAAGTTAAGCGGTGCCGTCGGTACACCCACTTCTGTTTGCGGGCTCGGTATCTATCGCGATTCGATATTTGGCGAAGATTTCCAAAACAACACCTTCTCATGCGAACCGGTCAACCAACTCGTTCATCGGCGCGTTCTTGATTACTCCAAGGGTCGAATCACTAGTCACCGCGCCATGGAGGAGCAGGATCGAGAATTCCTGGCGTCGACCGACAATTGGTTTCGCCCCGTCCAGGCACAAACGGGTCCTGACGGAATGCTGTGGATTGTCGATATGTATCGGTACGTGATCGAGCATCCCAAGTTTCTCTCAGATGAGATAAAAGCAGATCTCGATCTACGTGCCGGAGATACACGCGGTCGCATTTATCGCGTAATACCGAAGGATACGACCCCCAGCCCAATCCCGAATCTTCGCGAGATGTCAAGCGAGGAGCTCGTTGACTTGTTGGACTCCACGAACGGCACGTTACGTGACAAAGCTCACCTAGAACTACTGTGGCGAAAAGATCCGTCGATCGTCAAACGATTGAAGGAGCGGCTTACAAGCTTCGAGTTGCCGCAAGGTCGGCTCCACGCATTGAGCGTTCTGGAAGGTATGGGCAGTATTGATCGGAAAGATCTCACTAACGCATTTAAGGATTCCCATGCAGCGGTAAGGCGACTTGCTATTTGCTTCGCAGAAAATCACATCCAGACGTTTCCCGATCTAGAGGTCAACTTCTTAGAGACGATCAGTGACCCTGCTCCGAGTGTTCGAATGCAGGCAGCATTCTCGCTAGGATCGTGTCGTTCGCGCGAAGCGGCAAATCACTTAGCTGATTTGCTGACCGGCGACGCACCGGAACCAGCACTGCACCTTGCTTTACAAAGCAGCGTCAACGCCGAGAATATCGCCGCGATCCTCGACCGATTACTAGAAAAGCCTCAGGAAAAGCTGAGCCAGCATGACAAGCTCTTTATTCTCGCTGCAGAAATCGGGACACCTGCGGTTGCGAGCCAAGCTTTCGCTTCGTATCTGGCTAATGTAGGTGGACCACTGAGCGGACAAAGATTGGCTACCATCGGTCGACTCATTGAAGTATTGGCGTCACGTAAAATCGCACTCGACAAGTACGATGACTTAAACGACTTGCCGGAACAGCTCTCGGCGATTGTGACGAACGCTGGCGCGGATCCAGCCGATCGTACAGTAGCGATTTCCGCCGTCACTCATCTAGAAAAACCACCAGTATCCGTCCATTTGCTGACACCGCTTCTCGTTCCCCAGGAGCCGCAAGTTGTCCAGCAGCAAGCCCTGAAGACCCTGGCCAGCATTTCTTCGCCAGAAGTCCCCGCAGCAATCCTCGATCGCCTTCCTTCATTCCCCCCTGCCATGCAAGCGTTGGCGGTCAATGAACTCACGACACGTCCCCAGATGTCTAAGTTCCTACTGGATCGGCTCGAAGACGGAACGGTTCCCTTTTCCACCATTGATCTCACGCAGCGGCAAACCTTGACAACGCACCCCGATGGCGAGATTCGACAGCGCGCGATCGATCTGTTCTCTTCGTCTTCCAACTCGAAGATCAGTGCCAAACTAGAAATCTTTCGCCAAGCTGATTTGACCGGTGGCGACGTGGAGCAAGGTAAGGCAGTTTTCCAGCAACATTGTGCCGCTTGCCATCGATATCAAGGGATTGGTTCCGCGGTAGGCCCCGACCTGAAATCACTGACCGATCGATCGAAAGAATTCATGCTAACAGCAATTCTCGATCCTAACGCCGCGGTTGATGGTCGTTATGCAACCTATTCCGTTCTCTTAGAAGATGGTCGTGTATTGAGTGGCATCCTCGCATCCGAGTCAAATCAATCGATCACGCTGAAAGAGAAATCTGGCGTCGAGCGGCGAATTCTACGATCTGACATCGAGTTACTCAAAGGTACGGGTAAATCATTGATGCCAGAAGGGCTCGAGCAGGTTCTATCCATTGATACCACAAAGCACTTGCTCGCATTCCTGGAAGCGACTCGCTTAGGGCCAGCATCTTCACGTGAGATTGATCCACAATTCAATTCGGTAGCTAAACTTGCCAATAGTCATCAAGTCATCTTGGACGGTACCGACGAATACCAAGAGATACCTGCGATCTTCCACACCACCCTCGCAGCAGGTGGTCGAAACGATGCTGATGAGATAACCGCAATTCTCCGTTTCGTGGTTCCGATGTCATCTGAACCACTACAGGACTGGGAGACCGTTGCATTAACTGGCGTTGTCAAAGGAATCAGTGAATCTGACGTCTGGCCGAAGAAGCGGCTTGCTTCCGTGCTGAACGAAGATCAAGAACTGCAACGACGGTGGAATCGCACCCTGGAGATGGCTTTCGAGAAAGCCGAAGATACAAATGTTCGCAGTGGAACTCGATACGATGCACTACGACTGCTGTCCCTATCTCAATGGGAAGCAGCGAAGCCCGTATTGTCGAAATACATTCAACCTGATAACCAGATTGATCTGATTCACGGTTCGATCGACGGACTGGCAGATGCTCCGCACCCAGAGGCGGCCGTAATTCTATGCATGGCCTACAACGAACTGCCTGAGCGTCTCAAAGGATTTGCGCAGCGAGGACTGTTGCGAGTTGACGGGAACAAGCAGTACCTATTGACTGCCATTGACGAGGGGCTCATCTCCCCCAAAGCCGTCCCTGACGCAATTCGTGATGGACTTGTCGCCCATCCCAATCGAGTGATTTGCTCTGCGGCTGAGCGGGTTTTCTCCCAGTCTGAATAG
- a CDS encoding XylR family transcriptional regulator, which yields MSTKKKSIRVPQVALLIETSKSFGREILLGIGRYSRIQGPWSIFVDEFGPGSKLPGWLKTWQGDGIIMRARNRKIAKSVAELGVPIVDTLQPWPTLEIGGVFTDDEMIGRLAADHLLERRLRDFAFIGVEGAQWSRTRRDGFVSTIKRAGFDVFIYSPVSRRRFRESWEGGQQDLADWLEGLPKPVGLMTAHDMRALCVFDACRRQGISIPEEIAIIGVDDDEVISAMADTPLSSVGHNGERIGFEAAAWLDRVMRGKGAANTIHLVPPRMPTIRRSTDIVAVSDPALAKSLKYIRDRKGNTTVQQVANYTGLSRRSLERKFAENIDSTPHEQIANERLNYAKLLLRDTNYSLESIAEQMELSSASYLSTFFKELTGITPGDYRQQTRVSDLSADYYPVSY from the coding sequence ATGTCGACGAAGAAAAAATCAATACGCGTACCGCAAGTGGCCCTTTTGATCGAGACATCCAAGTCATTTGGACGCGAGATTTTATTGGGAATTGGACGATATTCGCGAATCCAAGGTCCATGGTCAATTTTCGTCGACGAGTTTGGCCCTGGGAGCAAGCTGCCTGGATGGCTAAAAACTTGGCAAGGTGACGGCATTATCATGCGGGCCCGCAATCGAAAAATAGCAAAATCGGTCGCGGAGCTTGGAGTACCGATTGTCGATACATTGCAACCTTGGCCGACGCTTGAGATTGGTGGCGTGTTTACCGACGACGAAATGATTGGGCGTTTGGCTGCCGATCATCTGCTCGAACGGCGTCTTCGTGATTTTGCCTTCATCGGTGTGGAAGGAGCTCAATGGTCACGTACGCGACGCGATGGCTTTGTGAGCACAATTAAGCGTGCCGGGTTTGATGTGTTCATTTATTCTCCGGTTTCGCGTCGTCGATTTCGTGAAAGTTGGGAAGGTGGTCAACAAGATCTGGCAGACTGGCTGGAGGGACTGCCGAAACCAGTTGGGCTGATGACGGCGCACGATATGCGAGCCCTGTGTGTGTTCGATGCCTGCCGACGACAGGGTATTTCGATTCCCGAAGAGATTGCGATCATTGGCGTCGACGATGACGAAGTGATCTCTGCGATGGCCGATACACCGCTATCCAGTGTTGGACATAATGGCGAACGTATCGGCTTTGAGGCCGCGGCCTGGCTTGATCGTGTAATGAGAGGGAAGGGGGCCGCCAACACCATTCATTTGGTACCTCCTCGGATGCCCACGATCCGGCGTTCGACGGACATCGTCGCCGTCTCGGACCCTGCGCTGGCGAAATCTTTGAAATACATCCGGGATCGAAAAGGGAATACGACCGTTCAGCAAGTTGCTAATTACACTGGCTTATCCCGCCGTTCGTTGGAGAGAAAATTTGCTGAGAACATTGATTCTACGCCGCATGAACAGATCGCCAACGAACGCTTGAATTACGCCAAGTTGCTTCTACGAGACACCAACTACTCGCTCGAATCGATCGCCGAGCAGATGGAACTTTCCAGCGCTTCTTATCTGAGCACGTTCTTCAAAGAGCTAACCGGCATCACGCCAGGTGACTATCGGCAACAAACGCGAGTAAGCGATCTATCAGCGGATTACTATCCGGTGAGCTATTAG